Proteins encoded within one genomic window of Mycolicibacterium aubagnense:
- a CDS encoding maleylpyruvate isomerase family mycothiol-dependent enzyme, producing MSRRDVLRANDQRFAGVVADLTPGEWAAPSLCTEWRNRDVLAHLVVGCSHPVGALFGTMVRHRNFDRANTAAAREVARDRGAAALLSDFRTVSARPAGVGRYFPARLLLGDHITHELDILFAIGREPHIPPRLLDAVLDTQVAFPNPFVPAYRNSRGLRLVAVDTGWRHGDTGPTVAGRAAELISVLGNRPKMLPQLEGDGVEALADRVLSRPSRTAG from the coding sequence ATGTCGCGCCGTGATGTGTTGCGCGCCAACGACCAACGCTTCGCCGGCGTCGTCGCCGACCTGACACCCGGCGAATGGGCTGCGCCGAGCCTGTGCACGGAATGGCGCAACCGTGACGTCCTGGCGCATCTGGTGGTCGGGTGCAGCCATCCCGTCGGCGCGCTGTTCGGCACCATGGTCCGGCACCGGAATTTCGACCGCGCCAACACCGCGGCCGCCCGGGAGGTCGCGCGCGACCGCGGCGCGGCGGCGCTCCTGAGCGATTTCCGCACGGTCAGCGCACGTCCGGCCGGCGTCGGCAGATACTTTCCGGCGCGACTGCTACTGGGCGACCACATCACCCACGAGCTGGACATCCTGTTCGCGATCGGCCGTGAACCGCACATCCCGCCGCGCCTGCTCGACGCAGTACTCGACACCCAGGTGGCTTTTCCGAATCCGTTCGTCCCGGCATACCGCAACAGCCGGGGACTGCGGCTCGTCGCTGTCGACACCGGCTGGCGCCACGGCGACACGGGCCCGACCGTGGCGGGCCGTGCAGCCGAGCTGATCTCGGTGCTGGGTAACCGGCCGAAGATGTTGCCTCAACTGGAGGGCGATGGCGTCGAGGCGTTGGCTGACCGGGTGCTCAGCCGCCCGAGCCGTACGGCCGGGTGA
- a CDS encoding VOC family protein, with translation MAITFNHTIVHSTDRSAAATFFTELFGLPPAREFGHFLAVELNHGVSLDFSQMPEGTDVVPQHYAFLVSEDEFTAIYDRIRGRGLQHWADPRAQHPGEINHHDGGRGVYFQDPSGHYLEIITRPYGSGG, from the coding sequence ATGGCCATCACCTTCAACCACACCATCGTCCACTCGACCGACCGCTCGGCCGCGGCCACCTTTTTCACCGAGCTCTTCGGTTTGCCGCCCGCCAGAGAATTCGGGCACTTCCTGGCCGTCGAACTGAACCACGGCGTCAGCTTGGATTTCAGCCAGATGCCGGAGGGCACCGACGTCGTCCCGCAGCACTATGCGTTCCTGGTGTCCGAGGACGAATTCACGGCGATCTACGACCGGATTCGGGGACGCGGGCTGCAACATTGGGCCGACCCACGGGCACAGCATCCCGGCGAGATCAATCACCACGACGGCGGTCGGGGCGTCTACTTCCAGGACCCCAGTGGGCACTATCTGGAGATCATCACCCGGCCGTACGGCTCGGGCGGCTGA
- a CDS encoding nitronate monooxygenase, translating to MAFDLRELAVPVIVAPMAGGPTTPELAAAGSSAGGLGFVAAGYLTAQALADRITAARALTTGPLGVNLFASQPSTAQPGEIERYAGELAGEAARYGAALGEPTYNDDDWAAKLDVVVELRPEVVSFTFGGPTADECARLRQAGITTVATVTTADEARVAVASGVDALAVQGPEAGGHRGTYDPLATPATQPLTELLADVLAATDLPIVAAGGLMTADDVAAVIAAGAVAAQLGTAFLLADESGSSPAHRTALVDPRFTETVVTKAFSGRYARGLRNRFVDEHDAHAPLGYPEVHYLTSPVRKAAVAAGDPDGTNVWAGTGFRKIRSGSVADIMAGLR from the coding sequence ATGGCCTTCGATCTACGTGAGCTGGCAGTTCCGGTCATCGTCGCGCCCATGGCAGGCGGGCCGACAACGCCTGAACTGGCCGCGGCAGGCTCCTCGGCGGGTGGCCTGGGGTTCGTGGCTGCCGGCTACCTGACCGCGCAGGCGCTCGCCGATCGCATCACCGCTGCGCGCGCACTGACCACCGGCCCGCTCGGCGTGAATCTCTTTGCGTCCCAGCCCAGTACCGCCCAGCCTGGTGAGATCGAGCGTTACGCCGGCGAACTCGCCGGCGAAGCCGCGCGGTACGGTGCCGCGCTCGGCGAGCCCACCTACAACGACGACGATTGGGCGGCAAAGCTCGACGTCGTCGTCGAGCTGCGGCCCGAAGTCGTGTCGTTCACCTTCGGCGGTCCCACCGCCGACGAGTGCGCGCGATTGCGTCAGGCCGGCATCACGACCGTCGCGACCGTCACCACTGCCGACGAAGCCCGGGTGGCGGTGGCGTCCGGCGTCGACGCCCTCGCCGTCCAGGGACCCGAGGCCGGGGGACATCGCGGCACCTATGACCCGCTGGCCACGCCCGCGACTCAGCCGCTCACCGAACTGCTGGCCGACGTGCTCGCCGCCACGGACCTGCCGATCGTGGCGGCCGGCGGCCTGATGACGGCCGACGATGTTGCCGCGGTGATCGCCGCCGGTGCGGTGGCTGCGCAACTCGGCACGGCGTTCCTGCTCGCCGACGAGTCCGGCTCGAGCCCGGCGCACCGCACCGCGCTCGTCGACCCGCGGTTCACCGAAACGGTTGTCACGAAGGCCTTCTCGGGCCGCTACGCGCGAGGGCTCCGGAACCGGTTCGTCGATGAACACGACGCGCACGCGCCGCTGGGCTATCCGGAGGTGCACTATCTCACCAGTCCGGTGCGGAAGGCGGCCGTTGCTGCCGGTGATCCGGACGGGACAAACGTGTGGGCGGGCACCGGGTTCCGGAAAATCCGGTCGGGGTCGGTCGCCGACATCATGGCCGGGCTCAGGTGA
- a CDS encoding DUF4232 domain-containing protein, with translation MACVWPSTVAHADPVQVPRCASAQLTPSLGPPDGAAGTTFYPVILKNSGDAPCSMSGYPAVSFIAGSDNHPVGVAASQDPDTIGVVVIGPGQSTSANLGVVNAGNFPADCDAVPVGGLQVNLPGETEPIIIGHADTACASTAYPTLRVGPFTGA, from the coding sequence GTGGCCTGTGTCTGGCCGAGCACTGTCGCTCATGCCGACCCCGTTCAAGTACCACGTTGTGCCAGTGCGCAATTGACGCCCAGCCTCGGTCCGCCCGATGGGGCCGCCGGCACCACGTTCTATCCGGTGATCCTGAAGAACTCCGGTGATGCACCGTGCAGCATGTCGGGCTATCCGGCGGTGTCATTCATCGCGGGCTCTGACAACCATCCGGTCGGGGTGGCCGCGAGCCAGGATCCGGACACCATCGGCGTGGTGGTGATCGGACCCGGCCAGTCCACGTCGGCGAACCTGGGTGTGGTCAACGCGGGCAACTTCCCGGCAGACTGTGATGCCGTGCCGGTCGGTGGCTTACAGGTCAACCTGCCGGGCGAGACCGAGCCGATCATCATCGGCCATGCCGATACTGCGTGTGCCAGTACGGCGTACCCGACGTTGCGGGTGGGTCCGTTCACCGGCGCGTAA
- a CDS encoding DUF4097 family beta strand repeat-containing protein, which produces MTSNVDFEPVTEPVPAAAPALSPGGRSAIRTLLVLVALVGTVSATAGLGGLAWGISSVRVAADTETLPADMSSLTIDTGDMPTAVRITSDRNVREPRVRMRLLNTSQDDQQALKVTRTGGTVGLTVAGTPSPLFDFGPPGEITVTLPPDVAHRLSVTTKQQVGILLSQTDLDQLTVHNTDGAVVLGGNARRIEIHTQSGDVQTRDPIVVTDAFIADSTDGHIGVDFKEAAPRTVTVTSQNSDVDITLPPGGPYLVRAQAGDRAKVRVPQTDDASRAVAQVTARADEGSVVIVTRR; this is translated from the coding sequence ATGACTTCGAATGTGGACTTCGAACCAGTGACCGAGCCGGTCCCGGCCGCCGCACCCGCACTGTCACCGGGCGGGCGTTCGGCGATCCGGACGCTGCTGGTCCTGGTCGCTCTGGTGGGCACGGTGTCCGCCACCGCAGGGCTCGGCGGATTGGCCTGGGGCATCAGCTCGGTGCGCGTGGCCGCAGACACCGAAACACTGCCGGCCGACATGAGCTCACTCACCATCGACACCGGCGACATGCCCACTGCTGTGCGGATCACCAGCGACCGCAACGTCCGTGAGCCACGCGTGCGGATGCGCTTGCTGAATACCTCGCAAGACGACCAGCAGGCGCTGAAGGTGACGCGGACCGGCGGCACCGTCGGGCTGACCGTCGCCGGCACCCCGTCCCCGCTGTTCGACTTCGGTCCGCCCGGGGAAATCACCGTGACCCTGCCACCCGATGTCGCGCACCGGCTTTCGGTCACCACCAAGCAGCAGGTCGGCATCCTGCTGAGCCAGACCGACCTGGACCAGCTGACCGTGCACAACACGGACGGCGCCGTGGTGCTCGGCGGCAACGCCCGCCGCATCGAAATCCACACGCAGAGCGGCGACGTCCAGACCCGCGACCCGATCGTGGTCACCGACGCCTTCATCGCCGACTCCACGGACGGCCACATCGGTGTCGACTTCAAGGAAGCCGCCCCGCGCACCGTGACCGTCACCAGCCAGAACTCCGACGTCGACATCACCCTGCCGCCCGGTGGGCCGTACCTGGTGCGGGCACAGGCCGGCGATCGCGCGAAAGTGCGAGTGCCCCAGACCGACGATGCCTCTCGTGCCGTCGCGCAGGTCACCGCGCGGGCGGACGAGGGCAGTGTGGTGATCGTTACGCGCCGGTGA
- a CDS encoding response regulator transcription factor produces the protein MRIVIAEDSALLRAGIERILTDAGHDVLAGVPDATELLRAVNEHQPDLVIVDVRMPPTFTDEGIRAAALLRSQNPESPVLVLSHYVEERYAADLIASDTRGFGYLLKDRVADVPAFLDAVTTVGTGGTVLDPEVVSQILVRTHRRATLAVLTPREQEVMQLMAEGKTNSAIATQLHISIGSAEKHIASIFTKLDLTPDDSENRRVLAVLRYLES, from the coding sequence ATGCGCATTGTGATCGCCGAGGATTCGGCCCTGCTGCGCGCGGGGATCGAACGCATCCTGACCGACGCCGGCCATGACGTGCTCGCCGGGGTGCCTGACGCCACGGAGCTGTTGCGTGCCGTCAACGAGCACCAGCCCGACCTCGTCATCGTCGATGTCCGGATGCCACCGACGTTCACCGACGAAGGCATCCGCGCCGCCGCCCTGCTCCGCAGCCAGAATCCCGAGTCACCGGTGCTGGTGCTCTCGCACTACGTCGAAGAACGGTACGCAGCGGACCTGATCGCTTCGGACACAAGGGGTTTCGGGTACCTGCTGAAGGACCGCGTGGCAGACGTTCCGGCGTTCCTCGACGCCGTGACCACGGTCGGCACCGGTGGCACCGTCCTGGATCCCGAAGTGGTGTCACAAATCCTGGTGCGCACGCACCGCCGCGCGACCCTGGCCGTGCTAACCCCACGCGAGCAGGAGGTGATGCAACTGATGGCGGAAGGCAAGACCAACTCGGCCATCGCCACCCAGCTGCACATCTCGATCGGCTCCGCGGAAAAACACATCGCGTCCATCTTCACCAAGCTCGACCTGACCCCCGACGACAGTGAGAACCGGCGGGTCCTCGCCGTCTTGCGCTATCTCGAATCCTGA
- a CDS encoding sensor histidine kinase encodes MVATATGPTSAEPTNPTTAPIVPTVQRDLGVVPTASMIVGAMAGMFWFWIPLSLLILAVTSIPSVIGTVLGGVVFVYAVRATDRVERLRSEAVFAFGIATPYRKMTPYTGFQGWAHQLWLDISSGRFWKVLAHSYLRMVFDILAVGLTFTLLAFALIGPAAATAIDNSDAAAGLSFISPPLSWLLAAIALAAAGAILVFGPRVDAVIDRWLLPSSPTEALQHEVSALHQARRGAVSSASTERHRIERDLHDSVQPRLVSLAMTIGLAQTKLDSDLPEARKLIAEAHDDAKAALLELRNVVRGIAPTILADRGLDAALSAVVQRTETAGVPVTLELQLPKRFSDEVESCAYFVVAESLTNIAKHAQATHAVVSVRYHEPTDQLHISVFDDGIGGAQSGGDDTTGLRGLGERVRAARGTFTVSSPETGTTTVTAVLPCAL; translated from the coding sequence ATGGTTGCAACAGCTACAGGCCCCACGTCGGCCGAGCCGACAAATCCGACGACGGCGCCGATAGTGCCGACCGTGCAGCGAGATCTCGGTGTCGTCCCCACGGCGTCGATGATCGTCGGCGCCATGGCCGGCATGTTCTGGTTCTGGATACCGTTGTCTCTGCTCATCCTGGCCGTCACCTCCATTCCGTCGGTGATCGGGACTGTGCTCGGCGGAGTCGTGTTCGTCTATGCCGTCCGCGCCACCGACCGGGTGGAACGGCTACGCAGCGAAGCGGTGTTCGCCTTCGGTATCGCCACCCCGTACCGAAAGATGACTCCCTACACCGGGTTTCAGGGGTGGGCCCACCAGCTGTGGCTGGACATCAGCAGCGGCCGGTTCTGGAAGGTGTTGGCCCACAGCTACCTCCGCATGGTTTTCGACATCCTCGCGGTCGGATTGACTTTCACCCTTCTCGCCTTCGCGCTGATCGGGCCCGCCGCGGCGACCGCGATCGACAACAGCGACGCGGCCGCCGGGCTGAGCTTCATCTCACCGCCGCTGTCCTGGCTGCTGGCGGCCATTGCGCTGGCAGCCGCCGGAGCCATCCTGGTGTTCGGCCCCCGCGTGGACGCGGTAATCGACCGATGGCTGCTGCCGTCGTCACCGACCGAAGCGCTGCAGCACGAGGTCAGCGCCCTGCACCAGGCCCGCCGCGGCGCGGTGTCGTCGGCGTCCACCGAACGGCACCGCATCGAACGCGACCTGCATGACAGCGTGCAGCCCCGGCTCGTGTCGTTGGCCATGACCATCGGGCTGGCCCAGACCAAGCTGGACTCCGACCTGCCCGAGGCGCGCAAGCTGATCGCCGAGGCCCACGACGATGCCAAAGCCGCACTCCTCGAACTGCGCAACGTGGTGCGCGGTATCGCGCCGACGATCCTGGCCGACCGCGGCCTGGATGCCGCACTGTCGGCGGTGGTGCAGCGCACCGAAACTGCCGGGGTCCCGGTGACGCTGGAACTGCAACTGCCGAAACGCTTTTCCGACGAAGTCGAATCCTGCGCATATTTCGTGGTCGCCGAGTCGTTGACCAACATCGCCAAGCACGCCCAGGCCACTCACGCCGTGGTCTCGGTGCGCTACCACGAGCCCACGGACCAGCTACACATCTCGGTGTTCGATGACGGTATCGGCGGCGCCCAATCCGGTGGCGACGACACCACGGGCCTGCGCGGGCTGGGCGAACGGGTGCGTGCCGCGCGCGGCACCTTCACCGTCTCCAGCCCAGAAACCGGAACGACGACTGTGACGGCGGTACTGCCATGCGCATTGTGA
- a CDS encoding LLM class flavin-dependent oxidoreductase, translated as MTMPVMEPNLDAATLTAWARVIDGGPFSSLCWGERIAFDNPDSLTLLGALAAWTDRVRLVTTVIVPQLHDPVMLAKALATGDMLSGGRLTVGIGVGGRHEDYHAVGADPETQTMRGMAERVALMKRVWAGEKLTESVLPVGPASVQPGGPRLLVGTIGPKTVRSAAHWADGMAGTTLDLNVERESELFDVARAAWAEAGKPKPHLATSFWFALGDKDEARDQVHRHLRRYMNWIPEEYVDAMAPTTGWAGTEDELLDVLQKFDDIGTDEVHLIPTSSDIDQLRRVADVVKDFTGEASL; from the coding sequence ATGACAATGCCAGTGATGGAGCCCAACCTCGATGCGGCGACGCTGACCGCGTGGGCGAGAGTGATCGACGGCGGGCCCTTCTCGTCCTTGTGTTGGGGAGAGCGCATCGCCTTCGACAATCCCGATTCCCTGACCCTGCTCGGTGCGCTGGCCGCCTGGACCGACCGGGTGCGCCTGGTCACCACCGTCATCGTCCCGCAACTGCATGATCCGGTGATGCTCGCGAAAGCACTTGCCACCGGCGACATGCTCAGTGGCGGACGGCTCACCGTCGGCATCGGCGTCGGGGGCCGCCATGAGGACTACCACGCCGTCGGCGCCGACCCCGAGACCCAGACCATGCGCGGCATGGCCGAGCGCGTGGCCCTGATGAAGCGGGTCTGGGCGGGGGAGAAGCTCACCGAATCCGTGCTGCCTGTTGGCCCCGCATCCGTTCAGCCGGGCGGGCCGCGGCTGCTGGTCGGCACCATCGGTCCGAAAACCGTACGCAGCGCGGCGCATTGGGCCGACGGCATGGCCGGCACCACGCTGGACCTCAACGTGGAACGCGAGAGTGAACTGTTCGACGTCGCCCGCGCGGCCTGGGCCGAGGCCGGAAAACCCAAGCCGCACTTGGCCACCTCGTTCTGGTTCGCACTCGGCGACAAGGACGAGGCACGCGACCAGGTGCACCGTCACCTACGCCGGTACATGAACTGGATTCCGGAAGAGTATGTCGATGCGATGGCGCCGACCACGGGCTGGGCCGGCACCGAAGACGAATTGCTCGATGTACTGCAGAAATTCGATGACATCGGCACCGACGAGGTGCATCTGATTCCGACCAGTTCGGACATCGACCAGCTGCGCCGGGTGGCCGACGTCGTCAAGGACTTCACCGGAGAGGCATCGCTATGA
- a CDS encoding amidohydrolase, whose amino-acid sequence MLAGLPEVRVWQENLYRDLHEHPELSHQEQRTAKLVSDKLTELGYQVTDGVGGTGVVGILRNGDGASVLMRADMDALPVAEATGLPYASTVRATDAAGKDVPVMHACGHDTHVTCLLGAAALLAGGRDHWQGTAIALFQPAEEVGGGAAGMVADGLASIVGNVDVALGQHVAPAPAGYVGTRSGPVLAAADSIRVTVYGRGGHGSMPHATIDPVVLAAMIVIRLQTIVSREVAPSETVVLTVGSINSGTKSNIIGDHAVLELNLRTYDDAVRTAVIAAIKRIVVAECQASDSPKEPEFDFYDQFPVTDNDEAATNRVHGAFVEHFGDRVLTIPPASASEDFSDIPRALGVPYTYWMFGGIDAAEFTRAAEAGRISQDIPVNHSPTFGPVIQPTLDTGTEALVVAALSWL is encoded by the coding sequence ATGCTGGCCGGCCTGCCCGAGGTGCGGGTGTGGCAGGAGAACCTGTACCGGGACCTGCATGAGCATCCAGAGCTGTCGCACCAGGAACAGCGCACCGCAAAACTGGTGTCGGACAAGCTGACAGAGCTCGGCTACCAGGTGACCGACGGCGTCGGCGGTACCGGTGTGGTGGGCATTCTGCGCAACGGTGACGGTGCGTCGGTGCTGATGCGTGCCGACATGGACGCCCTGCCGGTCGCCGAGGCCACCGGGCTGCCGTACGCCAGCACGGTCCGGGCCACGGATGCCGCAGGCAAGGACGTGCCCGTGATGCACGCATGCGGCCATGACACCCACGTCACCTGCCTGCTCGGCGCGGCCGCGCTGCTGGCCGGCGGGCGAGATCACTGGCAGGGCACGGCGATTGCGTTGTTCCAGCCGGCCGAAGAGGTCGGTGGCGGTGCTGCCGGCATGGTTGCCGACGGGCTGGCGAGCATCGTCGGCAACGTCGACGTGGCCCTGGGCCAGCATGTCGCTCCGGCGCCCGCCGGCTACGTCGGCACCCGCAGCGGGCCGGTTTTGGCTGCCGCTGACAGCATCCGAGTGACGGTGTATGGGCGAGGTGGCCACGGGTCCATGCCGCACGCCACCATCGATCCGGTCGTGCTGGCCGCCATGATCGTGATCCGGCTGCAGACCATCGTGTCGCGCGAAGTCGCGCCCAGCGAGACCGTCGTGCTCACCGTCGGCAGCATCAATTCGGGCACCAAGAGCAACATCATCGGTGACCACGCGGTGCTGGAGCTGAACCTGCGCACCTACGACGATGCCGTGCGCACTGCGGTGATCGCGGCCATCAAGCGCATCGTCGTTGCCGAGTGCCAGGCGTCGGATTCCCCGAAAGAGCCGGAATTCGACTTCTACGACCAGTTTCCGGTGACCGACAACGACGAGGCTGCCACCAACCGAGTACACGGCGCGTTCGTCGAGCACTTCGGCGACCGGGTACTGACGATCCCGCCGGCGTCCGCCAGTGAGGATTTCAGCGACATCCCACGGGCGCTCGGGGTGCCGTACACGTACTGGATGTTCGGTGGCATCGATGCCGCCGAGTTCACCCGCGCCGCCGAAGCCGGCCGGATCAGCCAGGACATCCCGGTGAACCACTCGCCGACCTTCGGCCCGGTGATTCAGCCGACGCTGGACACCGGCACCGAGGCACTCGTGGTCGCGGCGCTGTCCTGGTTGTAG
- a CDS encoding DUF1942 domain-containing protein, with product MKFVAPVGIAAIAFGMVVAAGPASAANNIKPFGQQEALNEIGYTVKGLHPSSDPVPHNGQLYSATVKVEGLGGWANPITAFFNARAESGENYRVISGNVPSAPPGGTATGKLYFDVVGDVPNSVVYNDGMQDLMVWVPGAPIGGTPSEAVEMDEGPVGTSEIISTPPAESAAPAEVGTPTGGNFFAPEVIAPAPFELTPADVAAPGYNSGSGRR from the coding sequence ATGAAATTTGTGGCGCCCGTTGGCATCGCCGCGATCGCGTTCGGCATGGTCGTGGCGGCAGGACCCGCCTCGGCGGCCAACAACATCAAGCCGTTCGGTCAGCAGGAGGCGCTGAACGAAATCGGCTACACGGTCAAGGGCCTCCACCCGAGTTCGGACCCCGTACCGCACAACGGCCAGCTTTACTCGGCGACCGTGAAGGTGGAAGGGCTCGGCGGCTGGGCCAACCCCATCACCGCGTTCTTCAACGCCCGAGCGGAGAGCGGAGAGAACTACCGGGTCATCAGCGGGAACGTACCCTCGGCACCTCCTGGCGGGACGGCGACCGGAAAGCTCTACTTCGACGTCGTCGGCGATGTGCCGAACAGCGTCGTCTACAACGACGGCATGCAGGACCTCATGGTCTGGGTCCCCGGCGCGCCGATCGGTGGCACACCCAGTGAGGCTGTGGAGATGGACGAGGGCCCGGTCGGGACCAGCGAGATCATCAGCACGCCACCAGCCGAGAGTGCAGCACCTGCCGAGGTAGGAACTCCGACCGGCGGCAATTTCTTTGCCCCTGAGGTCATCGCGCCGGCACCGTTCGAGCTCACTCCAGCGGATGTGGCCGCGCCGGGGTACAACTCCGGTAGCGGACGTCGCTGA
- the argS gene encoding arginine--tRNA ligase: protein MTPADLAELLKNTAAAVLAEHSLDIAALPDTVAIERPRNPEHGDYATNLALQLGKKVGVNPRQLGEWLAEALIDADGIADASIAGPGFVNLRIEASAQSVVVLNVLGGGASYGTSEELKGRHINLEFVSANPTGPIHIGGTRWAAVGDALGRLLATQDATVVREYYFNDHGGQIDRFARSLVAAAKGEPAPEDGYGGDYIKDIAADVVAKRPDAPNLPADECQEVFRELGVELMFASIKQSLHDFGTDFDVYTHEDSMHTSGRVEQAIDKLRENGSIYEQDGAIWLRTTDFGDDKDRVVIKSDGNPAYVAGDIAYYLDKRQRGFDLCIYMLGADHHGYIGRLKAVAAALGEDPDTVEVLIGQMVNLVKDGQPMRMSKRAGTVITLEDLVDAIGVDAARYVLIRSSVNSPIDIDLGLWASASNENPVYYVQYAHARLSALARNAADLGLQVDLGHLDLLDHDREATLMRTIGEFPRVLKTAAALREPHRVCRYLEDLAGDYHRFYDSCRVLPMGDEEHSDLHRARLALCAATRQVIANGLHILGVSAPERM, encoded by the coding sequence GTGACCCCCGCCGATCTGGCTGAACTGCTGAAGAACACCGCCGCTGCGGTCCTGGCCGAACACAGCCTGGACATCGCCGCGCTGCCCGACACAGTGGCTATCGAGCGTCCGCGCAACCCCGAGCACGGCGATTACGCCACCAATCTGGCGCTGCAGCTGGGCAAGAAGGTCGGCGTCAACCCCCGCCAGCTGGGCGAATGGCTGGCCGAGGCCCTGATCGACGCCGACGGCATCGCCGATGCCAGCATCGCCGGCCCGGGCTTTGTGAATCTGCGCATCGAGGCGTCCGCCCAGAGCGTCGTAGTCCTCAACGTCCTGGGTGGCGGGGCCAGCTACGGCACGTCCGAGGAGCTCAAGGGCCGCCACATCAACCTGGAGTTCGTCTCGGCCAACCCGACCGGCCCCATCCACATCGGCGGCACCCGCTGGGCCGCCGTCGGCGACGCGCTGGGCCGCCTGCTGGCCACGCAGGACGCCACCGTCGTCCGTGAGTACTACTTCAACGACCACGGCGGGCAGATCGACCGCTTCGCCCGCTCCCTGGTCGCGGCGGCCAAGGGCGAGCCGGCGCCGGAGGACGGCTACGGCGGCGACTACATCAAGGACATCGCTGCCGACGTCGTGGCCAAGCGGCCCGACGCGCCGAACCTGCCTGCTGACGAGTGCCAGGAAGTGTTCCGTGAACTCGGCGTGGAGCTGATGTTCGCGTCGATCAAGCAGTCGCTGCACGACTTCGGCACCGACTTCGACGTCTACACCCACGAAGACTCGATGCACACCTCGGGCCGCGTGGAGCAGGCCATCGACAAGCTGCGCGAGAACGGTTCGATCTACGAGCAGGACGGCGCAATCTGGTTGCGCACCACCGATTTCGGTGACGACAAGGACCGCGTCGTCATCAAGAGCGACGGCAACCCGGCGTACGTCGCCGGTGACATCGCGTACTACCTGGACAAGCGTCAGCGCGGATTCGACCTGTGCATCTACATGCTCGGGGCCGACCACCACGGCTACATCGGCCGGCTGAAGGCCGTCGCCGCGGCGCTCGGCGAGGACCCCGACACCGTCGAGGTGCTGATCGGCCAGATGGTCAACCTGGTCAAGGACGGCCAGCCGATGCGTATGAGCAAGCGCGCCGGCACCGTGATCACGCTGGAAGACCTGGTCGACGCCATCGGCGTGGACGCGGCCCGCTACGTACTGATCCGGTCGTCGGTGAACAGTCCCATCGACATCGACCTGGGTCTGTGGGCCAGCGCGTCCAACGAAAACCCCGTCTACTACGTGCAGTACGCGCACGCCCGGCTGTCGGCCCTGGCACGTAACGCCGCCGACCTTGGCCTGCAGGTGGACCTCGGACACCTCGACCTGCTCGACCACGACCGTGAAGCGACCCTGATGCGCACCATCGGGGAGTTCCCGCGGGTGCTCAAAACCGCTGCGGCCCTTCGGGAGCCGCACCGCGTGTGCCGGTACCTCGAAGACCTGGCCGGTGACTATCACCGGTTCTACGACTCCTGCCGCGTACTGCCGATGGGCGACGAGGAGCACAGCGACCTGCACCGGGCGCGGCTCGCACTGTGTGCGGCCACCCGCCAGGTCATCGCCAACGGCCTGCACATCCTCGGCGTCAGCGCTCCGGAGCGGATGTGA